In Corynebacterium aquatimens, one genomic interval encodes:
- a CDS encoding alkaline phosphatase D family protein, whose product MASNNLPRRTFLAGTAATAAGVAAAGVANAASDKGEQASQFLPVKHRPGQANLPKYVLATPEPFMHGVASGDPMSDSVIIWTRLTQSEKSMPGAEVGKDQEVAWEIATDEGFGNVVGRGTATAEKGRDFTVKVEATGLEANSIYYYRFVWEDTDKAWSDQGTTYVSPTGRTKTAAAKGDSSFKEMKIAVASCANFECGFFSAYKEMARQAYAGEIDVVAFLGDYIYEYASGEYCGKSGVSRPTLPDHEILELKDYRERYGRYREDKFLQAAHAAAPWVCIWDDHETGDNSWRLGAFNHTVKDYKYKSRVYKADKISWGKRMWAGHKTYFDWMPVRETGKEIEIAATVEANKDINGTVDIEPKTEPVLYRSFEFGDLVKLIVMDLRSYRDVVLGEELDSVGEAYAIDSKYRTMLGQEQYKWAKDEIESSEAKWNVMGNSVMIAPFELVRLPETSKENKAANEALSVGFANQLGLRPKTGESPTAADGTDKALGGMVGNTDQWDGYRADRTRILDAVYDKKQEGTNTLFITGDIHSEWAMSIHHRGEEIACELVTTSISAPNLDEVLTETLGVYFNEDSRISHLVEAAIRSINPWVNHMDFDSHGFAVATVTEGQVQMDFHRVRNVEDPNASSYLGTTRTWSPAEAAKAKGKNISAGFLINEDNKPKGLSSGSSKRQ is encoded by the coding sequence ATGGCTTCAAACAACCTTCCTCGTCGTACATTCCTTGCCGGTACCGCAGCGACTGCTGCTGGTGTCGCCGCCGCTGGTGTTGCTAATGCTGCTTCCGATAAAGGTGAGCAGGCGTCCCAGTTCCTCCCTGTTAAGCACCGCCCTGGTCAGGCCAACCTGCCGAAGTATGTCCTGGCAACCCCTGAGCCGTTCATGCACGGTGTTGCGTCCGGCGACCCGATGTCGGACAGCGTCATCATCTGGACCCGCCTGACCCAGAGCGAGAAATCCATGCCGGGCGCAGAGGTTGGTAAGGACCAGGAGGTCGCCTGGGAGATTGCTACCGACGAAGGCTTCGGCAACGTGGTGGGTCGTGGCACAGCCACGGCTGAAAAAGGCCGCGACTTCACGGTGAAGGTTGAAGCTACAGGCCTCGAGGCAAATTCGATCTACTACTACCGCTTCGTCTGGGAGGACACCGACAAGGCTTGGTCCGACCAAGGAACGACCTACGTGTCGCCGACCGGCCGCACCAAGACTGCCGCCGCTAAGGGTGACTCTTCCTTCAAAGAGATGAAGATTGCTGTTGCTTCCTGCGCGAACTTCGAGTGTGGTTTCTTCTCCGCGTACAAGGAGATGGCGCGTCAGGCTTACGCGGGCGAGATCGATGTCGTCGCCTTCCTGGGTGACTACATCTACGAGTACGCGTCCGGTGAATACTGCGGTAAGTCTGGCGTTTCTCGCCCAACGCTGCCGGACCACGAGATCCTCGAGCTGAAGGACTACCGCGAGCGCTACGGCCGTTACCGCGAGGACAAGTTCCTCCAGGCTGCGCACGCAGCTGCACCGTGGGTCTGCATCTGGGACGACCACGAGACTGGTGACAACTCCTGGCGCTTGGGTGCCTTCAACCACACGGTTAAGGACTACAAGTACAAGTCGCGCGTCTACAAGGCAGACAAGATCTCTTGGGGTAAGCGCATGTGGGCTGGCCACAAGACCTACTTCGACTGGATGCCAGTGCGTGAAACCGGCAAGGAGATCGAGATTGCTGCGACGGTTGAGGCAAACAAGGACATCAACGGCACCGTGGATATCGAGCCGAAGACGGAGCCAGTACTGTACCGCTCCTTCGAATTCGGCGACTTGGTCAAGCTCATTGTGATGGACCTCCGCTCTTACCGCGACGTGGTTCTGGGTGAGGAGCTCGACTCAGTCGGCGAGGCTTACGCCATCGACAGCAAGTACCGCACTATGCTTGGCCAGGAGCAGTACAAGTGGGCCAAGGATGAGATCGAGTCCTCGGAGGCGAAGTGGAATGTGATGGGTAACTCCGTCATGATCGCTCCGTTCGAGCTCGTGCGTCTGCCGGAGACCTCCAAGGAAAACAAAGCGGCGAACGAGGCTCTGTCTGTTGGTTTCGCAAACCAGCTCGGCCTCAGGCCAAAGACCGGCGAGAGCCCGACCGCCGCAGACGGGACCGACAAGGCACTGGGTGGCATGGTGGGTAACACCGACCAGTGGGATGGCTACCGCGCGGACCGTACCCGCATCCTTGACGCTGTGTACGACAAGAAGCAAGAAGGCACGAACACGCTGTTCATCACCGGTGACATTCACTCCGAGTGGGCAATGTCCATCCACCACAGGGGTGAAGAGATTGCCTGCGAGCTCGTCACCACGTCCATCTCCGCACCGAACTTGGACGAAGTCCTCACTGAGACCCTGGGTGTGTACTTCAACGAGGACAGCCGCATCTCCCACCTGGTTGAGGCTGCTATCCGCTCCATCAACCCGTGGGTTAACCACATGGACTTCGACTCCCACGGCTTCGCTGTCGCAACCGTGACGGAAGGCCAGGTCCAGATGGACTTCCACCGCGTCCGCAACGTGGAGGACCCGAACGCTTCCTCCTACCTTGGCACCACCCGCACGTGGAGCCCGGCTGAGGCAGCAAAGGCTAAGGGCAAGAACATTAGCGCTGGCTTCCTCATCAACGAGGACAACAAGCCGAAGGGCCTGTCGTCTGGCTCTTCCAAGCGTCAGTAA
- a CDS encoding CaiB/BaiF CoA transferase family protein: protein MSGESNTVSNPAMPLSGVRVLTLGGIGPVPFAAMLLNDLGASVTRVERPGGANPMMMAAHAILYRGQDVAELDLKADHDQVLEMLANTDIVLEGFRPGVAEKLGVGPADVAHVNPKIVYGRMTGWGQDGPMADKAGHDINYIALSGALEPITGSDGLPVPPLNMLGDFGGGSLYLVTGVLSGLYRAQLTGQGTVVDAAIVDGAAHLTAMTQSLRASQAWSPKRGTNWLDGGAPWYRTYRTADDKFVSVGALEPQFYAELVRVLGVEDECGVDKQFDMKNWPAMSERFAAIFATKTRAEWVDAFADADACFAPVVGPHEVLDDPHLAARGTYADEHGAVAPQPAPRFSALTNH, encoded by the coding sequence ATGTCTGGAGAATCCAACACGGTCAGCAACCCAGCAATGCCCCTGAGCGGTGTGCGCGTGCTCACGCTTGGGGGCATTGGCCCCGTTCCGTTCGCGGCGATGCTGCTCAATGATCTGGGTGCGAGTGTCACTCGCGTTGAACGCCCCGGCGGCGCGAACCCCATGATGATGGCAGCTCACGCCATTTTGTACCGCGGCCAAGACGTCGCGGAGCTTGATTTGAAGGCCGACCATGATCAGGTCCTTGAGATGCTGGCGAATACGGATATCGTCCTCGAGGGCTTCCGCCCCGGCGTTGCCGAGAAGCTCGGCGTCGGGCCCGCTGACGTGGCGCACGTCAACCCCAAGATCGTCTACGGCCGCATGACCGGCTGGGGTCAAGACGGCCCAATGGCCGACAAGGCGGGGCATGACATTAACTACATCGCGCTATCGGGTGCGCTCGAGCCGATCACCGGGTCCGATGGCCTGCCCGTCCCGCCGTTGAACATGCTCGGTGACTTCGGCGGCGGCTCGCTTTACCTCGTTACCGGTGTTCTCTCCGGCCTATACCGTGCGCAGCTCACCGGCCAGGGAACGGTCGTCGACGCCGCAATTGTCGACGGCGCGGCGCACCTCACCGCCATGACCCAATCTCTTCGCGCCTCACAGGCCTGGAGCCCAAAGCGCGGTACGAACTGGCTCGACGGCGGTGCCCCCTGGTACCGCACCTACCGGACGGCTGACGACAAGTTCGTTTCCGTCGGTGCTCTGGAACCACAGTTTTACGCAGAACTCGTGCGGGTGCTTGGGGTAGAGGACGAGTGTGGCGTCGATAAGCAATTTGACATGAAGAATTGGCCCGCGATGAGCGAGCGCTTCGCGGCAATCTTCGCGACGAAGACTCGCGCCGAGTGGGTGGACGCTTTCGCTGATGCCGACGCTTGCTTCGCGCCTGTCGTGGGGCCGCACGAAGTTCTCGACGACCCGCACCTCGCTGCCCGCGGAACCTACGCCGACGAGCATGGCGCCGTCGCGCCGCAACCCGCTCCACGGTTCAGCGCTTTGACTAACCACTAG
- the ndk gene encoding nucleoside-diphosphate kinase, whose translation MTEKTLILIKPDGVKAGHVGEIISRIERKGLKLVELDLRTADRETAEKHYAEHSDKPFFGELVDFITSAPLIAGIVEGERAIEAWRQLAGGTDPVSKATPGTIRGDFALTVAENIVHGSDSPESAQREISIWFPNHN comes from the coding sequence ATGACTGAGAAGACTTTGATCCTGATCAAGCCCGACGGTGTGAAGGCGGGCCACGTTGGTGAAATCATTTCCCGCATTGAGCGCAAGGGCCTCAAGCTCGTCGAGCTGGACCTGCGTACCGCCGACCGTGAAACCGCTGAGAAGCACTACGCTGAGCACTCCGACAAGCCGTTCTTCGGCGAGCTCGTGGACTTCATTACGTCCGCTCCGCTGATCGCTGGCATCGTCGAGGGTGAGCGCGCTATCGAGGCATGGCGTCAGCTGGCTGGCGGTACCGACCCGGTGTCCAAGGCGACCCCGGGCACCATCCGCGGCGACTTCGCCCTCACCGTCGCCGAGAACATCGTTCACGGCTCCGACTCCCCAGAGTCTGCGCAGCGAGAGATCTCCATCTGGTTCCCGAACCACAACTAA
- a CDS encoding AMP-binding protein has translation MAYSSHFPDIDIPEISIYEAVFNGLNDEDAQRPAITELTTGKTVTYGELRTMADAIAGYLASKGLGPGNVVTLQIPNSIHFASTLLGIFRAGCTVNPVGVLLTAEDVDKVADMAGADLFIGVTDVGHHSHIWEEELDDIVAQALPAPNLTVDPSSVASIPFSSGTTGLPKGVELTHRNLVANMHQAAFMFEANGVEEYSKILAPLPFSHIYGMTALLLGALLKRWHIHTLPKFDPEVFLGAHAKCGIQLTFIAPPMAVMLAKHPAVDPAWFTALKRIVCGAAPLDTDVARAVEQRLDCSIIQGYGMTESSPITHVGIMGEVPPGSVGYAAPNTNFRIVDIDTIEDVEEGEAGELLIQGPQVMKGYLNNEEATRETLLDGGWLRTGDVARLDEKGHLYLVDRAKEVIKYKGYQVAPAELEALLLTHEAIADAGVVGVDRDGLEIPRAFVVLQEGASISEEELMEWVAERVTPYKKIRAVTFIDEIPKNPTGKILRKNLRDIPLED, from the coding sequence ATGGCATATTCCAGCCACTTCCCCGACATCGACATCCCCGAGATCTCAATCTACGAAGCCGTGTTCAACGGCCTTAACGACGAAGACGCGCAGCGCCCCGCGATCACCGAGCTGACCACCGGCAAGACCGTGACCTACGGTGAGCTGCGCACCATGGCCGACGCGATCGCCGGTTACCTCGCCTCCAAGGGTCTTGGCCCCGGCAACGTGGTCACGCTGCAGATCCCGAACTCCATCCACTTCGCCTCCACCCTGCTGGGCATCTTCCGCGCAGGCTGCACGGTCAACCCGGTGGGTGTGCTGCTCACCGCGGAGGACGTGGACAAGGTCGCCGACATGGCTGGCGCAGATCTGTTCATCGGTGTGACCGACGTCGGCCACCACTCGCACATCTGGGAAGAGGAACTCGACGACATCGTCGCGCAAGCGCTCCCCGCACCGAACCTCACGGTCGACCCGAGCTCCGTCGCGTCCATCCCCTTCAGCTCCGGCACCACCGGCCTGCCCAAAGGCGTGGAGCTCACCCACCGCAACCTCGTGGCCAACATGCACCAGGCCGCGTTCATGTTCGAGGCCAACGGCGTAGAGGAATACTCCAAAATCCTCGCGCCGCTGCCCTTTAGCCACATCTACGGAATGACGGCCCTGCTGCTTGGCGCACTGCTGAAGCGCTGGCACATTCACACCCTGCCGAAGTTCGACCCGGAGGTTTTCCTCGGCGCCCACGCCAAGTGCGGCATTCAACTCACGTTCATCGCGCCGCCGATGGCGGTCATGCTGGCCAAGCACCCCGCCGTGGATCCCGCATGGTTCACCGCGCTGAAGCGCATCGTCTGCGGCGCCGCACCGCTCGACACCGACGTCGCTCGCGCAGTGGAACAGCGCCTGGACTGCTCCATCATCCAGGGGTACGGCATGACGGAATCCTCACCCATCACCCACGTGGGAATCATGGGCGAGGTCCCGCCGGGGTCCGTCGGCTACGCCGCGCCTAACACGAACTTCCGCATCGTGGACATCGACACCATCGAGGACGTCGAGGAGGGAGAGGCCGGCGAGCTGCTGATCCAAGGTCCGCAGGTCATGAAGGGCTACCTCAACAATGAAGAGGCCACGCGCGAGACGCTTCTCGACGGCGGGTGGCTGCGCACCGGCGACGTCGCGCGTCTCGACGAAAAGGGTCACCTGTACCTAGTCGACCGCGCCAAGGAAGTCATCAAGTACAAGGGCTACCAAGTTGCACCGGCAGAACTCGAGGCGCTGCTTCTCACCCATGAAGCAATCGCCGACGCTGGTGTCGTAGGCGTAGACAGAGACGGCCTGGAAATTCCGCGGGCGTTCGTGGTGCTGCAGGAGGGGGCGTCGATAAGCGAAGAAGAGCTCATGGAATGGGTGGCCGAGCGAGTCACGCCATACAAGAAGATTCGCGCCGTGACCTTTATCGACGAGATCCCGAAGAACCCCACCGGAAAGATCCTCCGCAAGAATCTGCGAGACATCCCGCTCGAGGACTAG
- a CDS encoding enoyl-CoA hydratase-related protein, which produces MTESTPQPVATYEVDGHVAVIAFNRLDAMNAVNSELSDTVGNYIEQANAEDNVRVIVLTGNGRTFCAGADLKEIAQGKSVFSEEHPEWGFAGVAQHWSDKPIIAAVHGFALGGGFEAAISCDLIIAAEGTKFGLPEVKRGLVAAAGGVVRTPRQIPLRRAAELVLTGEPISAETALDWGLINRIVPGESLLEEAKKLAASIAANGPLAVKQSKLSLHQATSAGNDWNAEWSNIDPWKANQEAWDLIFASADAREGATAFAEKREPKWTGK; this is translated from the coding sequence ATGACTGAATCAACACCCCAACCAGTAGCAACCTACGAGGTTGATGGCCATGTCGCCGTCATCGCGTTCAACCGCCTTGACGCCATGAACGCGGTCAACTCCGAACTGTCCGACACCGTGGGCAACTACATCGAGCAAGCCAACGCCGAGGACAACGTCCGCGTGATCGTGCTGACCGGAAACGGCCGCACGTTCTGCGCAGGCGCGGACCTCAAGGAGATCGCGCAGGGTAAGTCTGTGTTCTCCGAGGAACACCCGGAGTGGGGGTTCGCCGGTGTCGCTCAGCACTGGAGTGACAAGCCGATCATCGCAGCCGTGCACGGCTTTGCCCTTGGCGGTGGCTTTGAAGCAGCGATTTCCTGCGACCTGATCATCGCCGCCGAAGGCACGAAGTTCGGTCTGCCTGAGGTCAAGCGCGGCCTCGTTGCGGCTGCCGGCGGTGTGGTGCGCACCCCGCGCCAGATCCCTCTGCGCCGCGCCGCTGAGTTGGTACTCACCGGCGAGCCGATCTCCGCGGAGACCGCACTCGACTGGGGCCTGATCAACCGCATCGTCCCCGGCGAGTCCCTCCTTGAGGAAGCAAAGAAGCTCGCCGCCAGCATCGCCGCCAACGGCCCGCTGGCAGTCAAGCAGTCCAAGCTGAGCCTCCACCAGGCTACATCCGCCGGCAACGACTGGAACGCCGAGTGGTCCAACATCGACCCGTGGAAGGCCAACCAGGAAGCATGGGACCTCATCTTCGCCAGCGCCGACGCCCGCGAAGGCGCCACCGCCTTCGCTGAGAAGCGCGAGCCGAAGTGGACCGGGAAATAG
- a CDS encoding acyl-CoA dehydrogenase family protein gives MADNPVHELLDPKTDYYQVFADIQGEDLEWWKKTREFCEFAKPHVNEAWDKADYRVDIVEEAAKRGLLRDAIDIEGEPEMSVRAARLMAFELARCDASLGTAFGVQAGLSMKSIDMCGSEEQKAKYLKPMAKLEIRGAFALTEPDHGSDSIGLETTATREGDEWVINGEKKWIGHGSVGHIAVIWARDTADGQVKGFIVDQDQEGYNAETIMGKASLRGIPQAHIKLNNVRVGEDRRLPSANSFRDTAKVLAGTRISTAWAALGVATDSYEKALDYAHRRVQFGRPLVKNQIIQQRLADMLQELTGMFLYCRRLLELEESGQITEQQAALAKVHNTRAARSITANARDMFGGVGILLENDVARHHADVEALHTYEGTDTMQSLIVGKSITGVGAFTG, from the coding sequence ATGGCTGACAACCCTGTCCACGAACTGCTTGACCCGAAGACCGACTACTACCAGGTATTCGCTGACATCCAGGGCGAGGACCTCGAATGGTGGAAGAAGACCCGCGAGTTCTGCGAGTTTGCAAAACCGCACGTCAACGAGGCATGGGACAAGGCAGACTACCGCGTCGACATCGTCGAAGAGGCAGCAAAGCGTGGCCTGCTGCGCGACGCCATTGACATCGAGGGCGAGCCGGAGATGTCCGTCCGCGCCGCACGCCTCATGGCATTCGAGCTGGCTCGCTGCGACGCGTCGCTGGGCACCGCTTTCGGTGTTCAGGCTGGCCTGTCCATGAAGTCCATCGACATGTGCGGCTCCGAGGAGCAGAAGGCAAAGTACCTCAAGCCAATGGCCAAGCTGGAGATTCGCGGTGCGTTCGCACTGACCGAGCCAGACCACGGCTCTGACTCCATCGGCCTGGAGACCACCGCTACCCGCGAGGGCGACGAGTGGGTCATCAACGGCGAGAAGAAGTGGATCGGCCACGGCTCCGTGGGCCACATCGCCGTAATCTGGGCACGCGACACCGCCGACGGCCAGGTCAAGGGCTTCATCGTTGACCAGGACCAGGAGGGCTACAACGCCGAGACCATCATGGGCAAGGCATCCCTGCGTGGTATCCCGCAGGCACACATCAAGCTCAACAACGTCCGCGTTGGTGAGGACCGTCGCCTGCCGAGCGCAAACTCCTTCCGCGACACCGCGAAGGTGCTGGCTGGTACCCGTATTTCCACCGCGTGGGCTGCACTGGGTGTGGCAACCGACTCTTACGAGAAGGCGCTCGACTACGCTCACCGCCGCGTGCAGTTCGGTCGCCCGCTGGTGAAGAACCAGATCATCCAGCAGCGCCTGGCGGACATGCTCCAGGAGCTGACCGGCATGTTCCTGTACTGCCGCCGACTTCTTGAGCTGGAGGAGTCCGGCCAGATCACCGAGCAGCAGGCCGCCCTGGCTAAGGTGCACAACACCCGTGCTGCCCGCTCCATCACCGCCAACGCACGCGACATGTTCGGCGGCGTGGGCATCCTGCTGGAGAACGACGTTGCACGCCACCACGCTGACGTCGAGGCACTCCACACCTACGAGGGCACCGACACCATGCAGTCCCTCATCGTTGGTAAGTCCATCACCGGAGTTGGCGCCTTCACCGGCTAG
- a CDS encoding AMP-binding protein: protein MADLDIADIGHYEFIFGDIAEQDLDNTAVSEITTGESITYRELIARIDALAGELVERGVGRGDVVAMQVPNSINFVVVEFAILKVGAAFSAIGMLMNSTDVEKQIKLSGAKLYIGATDIESVDQIFVYELEAICRKGKSAAAAEVTGAETGAIPFSSGTTGLPKGVVLSNRALNAIVQTTSHRLVENGLDDGGIPVMIPLPFGHIYGTTVALASALKRRDNVVTLPKFELEPFLKAHGTYDVQMSFIAPPMALVMAKSPEIDPSDFEASKLMMCGAAPLDAKVAQAVQDRLGTNVIQGYGMTECVPLVTGLVGESDLGSVGVLVPNAQMRLIDMETGEDVPEGEPGEILMKAPMMMDCYLNNEEATKATINDEGWLHTGDIGRIAEDGSLFIMDRAKEVIKYKGYQVAPAELEAVLVSHPAILDAGVVGVERDGLEIPRAFVVVAPGSGLDEQAVMDYVASIVTPYKKVRAVELINEVPKVPNGKIDRNALRKIPFEG from the coding sequence GTGGCTGACCTCGACATCGCTGATATCGGCCACTACGAGTTCATCTTCGGCGACATTGCCGAACAAGATCTGGACAACACCGCAGTCTCCGAGATCACGACGGGCGAATCCATTACCTACCGTGAGCTCATCGCGCGTATCGACGCACTCGCTGGCGAACTCGTCGAACGCGGAGTCGGCCGCGGCGATGTCGTAGCGATGCAGGTTCCGAACTCCATCAACTTCGTGGTGGTGGAGTTTGCGATTCTAAAAGTCGGTGCTGCGTTCAGCGCCATCGGCATGCTGATGAACTCGACCGACGTGGAGAAGCAGATCAAGCTCTCCGGTGCGAAACTCTACATCGGCGCGACCGACATCGAGTCCGTAGACCAAATCTTCGTCTACGAGCTGGAAGCGATCTGCAGGAAGGGCAAGTCGGCAGCCGCTGCTGAAGTAACCGGTGCTGAAACCGGCGCAATCCCGTTTAGCTCCGGTACGACGGGACTGCCCAAGGGCGTAGTCCTGTCAAACCGGGCGCTCAACGCGATTGTGCAGACGACGTCCCACCGTCTTGTGGAAAACGGGCTTGACGATGGGGGAATTCCCGTCATGATCCCACTGCCGTTTGGCCACATCTACGGCACCACCGTGGCGCTGGCGTCGGCTCTGAAGCGCCGCGACAACGTGGTGACCTTGCCGAAGTTCGAACTCGAGCCCTTCTTGAAGGCGCACGGAACCTATGACGTGCAGATGTCCTTCATCGCCCCGCCGATGGCGCTGGTGATGGCTAAGAGCCCTGAGATCGACCCCAGTGACTTCGAGGCAAGCAAGCTCATGATGTGCGGCGCCGCGCCTCTCGACGCAAAGGTTGCCCAGGCCGTGCAGGATCGCCTGGGGACAAACGTCATCCAGGGTTACGGCATGACCGAGTGCGTGCCGTTGGTCACCGGGCTCGTCGGTGAGTCTGATCTGGGATCCGTCGGTGTGCTTGTGCCAAATGCTCAGATGCGCCTCATTGATATGGAAACCGGTGAGGATGTCCCAGAGGGCGAGCCCGGCGAGATCCTCATGAAGGCTCCGATGATGATGGATTGCTACCTCAACAACGAGGAAGCGACCAAGGCCACCATCAATGACGAAGGCTGGCTCCACACCGGCGACATCGGGCGCATCGCCGAGGACGGCTCGCTGTTCATCATGGACCGCGCTAAGGAAGTGATTAAGTACAAGGGTTACCAGGTGGCGCCGGCGGAGCTGGAGGCCGTACTCGTGTCTCACCCGGCGATCCTTGATGCCGGTGTCGTCGGCGTGGAGCGCGATGGTCTTGAGATCCCTCGCGCCTTCGTCGTCGTCGCACCGGGCTCCGGCCTCGACGAGCAGGCGGTCATGGATTATGTCGCCAGCATTGTGACCCCATACAAGAAGGTCCGCGCCGTCGAACTAATCAACGAGGTGCCCAAGGTTCCCAACGGCAAGATCGACCGCAACGCATTGCGCAAGATCCCGTTTGAGGGATAA